Proteins co-encoded in one Pirellulales bacterium genomic window:
- a CDS encoding M28 family peptidase, producing the protein MSAEKLQHFVNVLADDPFEGRETGSRGGRAAGNYLEEQVEKLHLEPAGPDGHYFQDFGAGSRNLLARFEGSDPVLKRQYVVVSAHYDHVGYGKKTNSYGPIGYIHHGADDNASGVSGLLCLAAALERLPEHPRRSLLLAFWDGEEAGLLGSRYWIAHPTLPLDQVPIVVNMDMIGRLRQQRLEIYGTRTASGLRRSLSEQTAGLKVLLDFHWEVKPDSDHFPFIDHGIPALLLCTGLHADYHRPSDTADKINSAGMREVAQFAMRTVLAFANADTLPGFRPRWHDEGVAAKAALEQSAPAPKARLGIVLDDATAPDSAAVAEQALLVGKVVPDSPAAKAGLQAGDRIVKFAGRAPASKAEFRGLVLAAVNPVPIVVERAGSDAPLKLSVLLLGEPVRVGISWQPDEAEPRSVVVVGIVPDSPAERAGMKVADRIYRISGHDFSSSDEFQQLLTDEPNPLKLTVENKGRIRTVELVRADDKPRILEEASKPRRLRLAVPTPTEP; encoded by the coding sequence ATGTCGGCGGAGAAGCTGCAACACTTTGTCAACGTGCTGGCCGACGATCCGTTCGAGGGACGTGAAACCGGCAGCCGCGGTGGCCGGGCAGCCGGCAACTATCTCGAAGAACAAGTGGAAAAACTGCACCTCGAGCCCGCCGGTCCCGATGGCCATTACTTCCAAGACTTCGGCGCTGGAAGCCGAAATCTGCTCGCGCGGTTTGAAGGCAGCGATCCGGTGTTGAAGCGGCAATATGTCGTCGTCTCGGCCCACTACGATCACGTCGGCTACGGCAAGAAAACCAACAGCTATGGTCCCATCGGCTACATCCACCACGGCGCCGACGACAATGCCAGCGGTGTCTCCGGGCTGCTGTGTCTCGCCGCGGCGCTCGAGCGGCTGCCGGAACATCCGCGGCGGTCGTTGCTGTTGGCGTTCTGGGATGGCGAGGAAGCCGGGCTGCTCGGTTCGCGCTATTGGATCGCGCACCCGACCTTGCCCCTCGATCAGGTGCCGATCGTCGTGAACATGGACATGATTGGCCGGCTGCGCCAACAGCGGCTCGAAATCTACGGCACGCGAACAGCTTCCGGGCTGCGCCGTTCGCTCAGCGAACAAACGGCTGGGTTGAAAGTGCTGCTGGACTTTCATTGGGAGGTCAAGCCCGACAGCGATCATTTCCCGTTCATCGATCATGGCATTCCCGCGCTGCTTCTCTGCACCGGGCTGCACGCCGATTACCATCGGCCCAGCGATACGGCCGACAAGATCAACTCGGCAGGCATGCGCGAGGTGGCGCAGTTTGCGATGCGCACGGTGCTCGCGTTTGCCAATGCCGACACGTTGCCGGGCTTCCGCCCGCGGTGGCACGATGAAGGAGTTGCGGCCAAGGCGGCGCTCGAGCAATCGGCGCCGGCGCCGAAAGCGCGGCTGGGGATCGTATTGGATGATGCAACGGCGCCGGATTCGGCCGCGGTCGCCGAGCAGGCTTTGCTCGTCGGCAAGGTTGTGCCGGATTCGCCGGCCGCGAAAGCCGGTTTGCAAGCGGGCGACCGGATCGTGAAATTCGCCGGCCGCGCGCCGGCGAGCAAAGCGGAATTCCGCGGCTTGGTGCTCGCCGCCGTGAATCCCGTGCCGATCGTCGTCGAGCGGGCCGGCAGCGATGCGCCGCTGAAGCTATCGGTGCTATTGCTCGGCGAGCCGGTGCGGGTCGGCATTTCGTGGCAGCCCGACGAGGCCGAGCCGCGGTCGGTGGTGGTCGTCGGCATCGTGCCCGATTCGCCTGCCGAACGGGCCGGGATGAAAGTCGCCGATCGCATTTATCGGATCTCGGGCCACGATTTTTCGTCGAGCGACGAGTTCCAGCAATTGCTCACCGACGAGCCGAATCCGCTGAAGCTGACCGTGGAAAACAAAGGCCGCATCCGCACCGTCGAACTCGTCCGCGCCGACGACAAGCCGCGAATCCTCGAAGAGGCGAGCAAGCCACGACGATTGCGGCTGGCGGTTCCGACACCGACTGAGCCATAA